The following is a genomic window from Hyphomicrobiales bacterium.
CCTTCAAGCGCGCCGGTGCCGACGGTATTCTGACCTATTTCGCGCCGCGGGTCGCCACGATGCTGAAGGCGGTGAAGTAGGCGGTACCGCGCATACAGGAACGGTCGGCCGCGAAGGCGGCCAGCCCTCGCGTAGACTGGAAATCTCGGCCGGCCGTTCGATGGCCGGACCAGCCTGCGCAACGCACCCACTCGCACCATTGGCCTGTCCATGCGCCGCCTCGTCGTCCTGTTCCTGATCGGTCTCGGCGTCATGGCGGCGACCGCCTGCGCCAGGCTGGTGGATGCCGAGCAGGAACGGGTCTGCCGTGCCGTGCTGCCAGCAATCAATCTGGATAGCGAGATCGTCGACGTCGCCGCTCCCCTGTCCGGGCCCCTGCCCAACAGCCTGCGCATCGACTACACCGCGAAGGACCGGGCTGGACGACTGCGCGGCCGCGTTTTGCTCTGCCGGTTCGCGGGCACGGGCCTTGCTGCCGACAAGTCGCTCCTGATCGGCATCGCCACCGAGCGGGGACCGGTCTCCGACGCCAATTTCTACTTCCTGAAGCGTTTTTACCTGGACGCTCCCGAGGAGGAGAAAGCCGATGTTTCAGCGGCCAAGCCCACCCCCCAGGTATCGCGCTCCGTTGGCCTCGGCCTCCAGCAGGCTGTCTCCGCCCTGCCCTTGCTGGCCATCTACGGCCTCATTGCGAGCACCTATGCCCTGATCTTCGGATTGATCGGCCGCATCAACCTCGCCTTCGGCCAGTTCGCGGTTCTCGGCGGAACCGCCACCACCCTCGGCGTCGCGATCGCGCTCGCGGGCGGCATCTCGACGCCCTTCGTCGGCATCGGACTAGGACTTGTGTTCGCGCTCTCTGCGTCGGGCCTGCATGGGGTCGTGCTTGGCCGCGTCGCCGTCGCCCCTCTTCGCGACGCCAGTGGCCAACGTGTTCTGATAGCAAGCCTCGGGCTGTCGATCGCGATGGCCGAGTATCTGCGCCTCGCCCAGGGCAGCTATGCCCAATGGCTACCGCCGCTCTGGAACAATCCTCTGCCGCTCGCGCAAGCCGAAGGGTTCGCTGTGACGACGACGCCCATGAATCTGGCGATCAGCGTGGCCGGCTTCGTCATCGCCATCACCCTCATCGTCTCGATGCGCCTGACCGGCTTTGGCAGGGCCTGGCGTGCCTATGCCGATGATCCCGGCGCCGCCGCGCTGTGCGGCATCAACGGCAGCCGGCTGTTCGACCAGACATTTCTGCTGGCCTGCATGCTGGCCGGCTTTGCCGGCTTCATCATGGCGATCTACTACGGCAACGTCGGCTATACCTCAGGAATGTCACTGGGCCTCAAGGCCCTCATCGCGGCCGTGCTTGGCGGTGTCGGATCCGTGGGCGGGGCGTTTCTTGGCGGCCTGATCGTCGGCGCAGCGGAGGCCTTGTGGTCGGCGACCCTGCCCATTGAAACCCGCGACATCGCGATCTACGCATTGCTTGCGGTCATTCTTGTCCTGCGACCACAGGGCCTGTTCGGCGCAGATCCGGATTGCACAACCGGCCGCAGCTCGTCAAAAACATGAGATTTTTTCAATAACACCTTGATAAATATAATGAAAAAATAGATTGAAGCTATGATGGGCGCATCGACCACAGATGTGTGGTGGAATCTGTGCTAAGCGGTGACCGAACGCAGCAAGACGATGCCGCCAGTGGAGAGCCAGCCGTGCCGACAACGACCGATGCAATCCTCACCCTTGCCGATATTGAAAGGGCTGCCGGCATCCTCGGCAACGCCGTTGTCCGGTCGCCACTCCTCGCCTCGCCTTCCCTGAGCACGCTGACCGGCGCGGAGGTTTACGTCAAATACGAGAACATGCAGCCCACCGGCTCTTTCAAGGAGCGCGGCGCGCTCGTGAAGCTTTCGAGCCTCACACCGGAGGAGCGCCGACGGGGTGTTATCGCGATGTCCGCTGGCAACCACGCCCAGGCCGTCGCCTATCATGCTAAACGCCTCGGCATTCCCGCGACGATCGTCATGCCCCAGGCGACGCCGCTAGTGAAGGTCGAGAACACCCGCGCCCACGGCGCGCATGTCGTGCTGGATGGCGAGACCCTATCCGAATCCGCAGTCCGCGCGGAAACAATCGCTATCGCCGAAAACCTAGTGTTCATCCACCCCTATGATGACAAGGCGATCATGGCCGGCCAGGGCACGGTCGGGCTCGAAATCCTGGCCGACAATCCCGATCTCGATGTGCTGGTCATTCCCATCGGCGGTGGCGGCCTGTTCGCCGGCATTGCCACGGCAGCCAAGGCGCTGAAGCCCGGGATCGAACTCATCGGCGTGGAGGCGGCGCTCTATCCGTCCTTCTCCAACGCGCTGTCCGGCCGGGAGGCGCCGATCGGCGGCCCGACCATCGCCGAGGGCATCGCGGTGAAGAACGTGGGCAAGCTGACCCTGCCGGTGGTGCGCCAGCTCGCCAGTGAGGTGCTGGTGGTCGACGAAGAGGTGCTGGAAAGCGCCGTGAACGCCTATGCCACGCTCCAGCGCAGCATGGCGGAGGGCGCGGGCGCGGCGGCGCTGGCCGCCCTGCTTGCCTATCCCGAGCGCTTCAAGGGCCGCAAGGTCGGGCTCGTCCTCAGCGGCGGCAATATCGATGCCCGGCTCCTGGCCTCAGTAATGGTGCGGGCGCTGGAACGGGCCGACCGCATCGTCTCCTTCCGTGTAATCACCAACGACGGCCCGGGGCTGCTCGGCCGCATCGCGAGCCGGCTCGGCGAACTCGGTGCCAATATTCTCGAAGTCTCCCACGGGCGGTTGTTTCTTGATGTGCCCGCCAAAGGCGTATCCATCGATCTCACCATCGAGACCCGGGATGCCGAGCATTCGCGGCGCATTCTGAGCGCGCTCGCCGAGGATGGCCTCGCCCCTACACGCGTCGACGCGAGAAGCCGGGCCGAACAGGGCCATTGAGGCACGCGACGGAACATCGCTCTCGTATTATTGTTCAATAAGCGTGCGAATCGTACGGAGTGAAGATGTGAGCCATTTGCCGCCGCGCCAGGTGCCCCAGCCTATGACGATCGACGACTACGGTGCGATTCGCGGGGTCATCACGCCGCGCTTCTTCGCCTATCTCATAGACCTCGTCGTCATCGCACTCCTGATGCTCGTGCTCTTCATGGTGGTGGCCGTCCTCGGCGCCATCACCTTCGGCCTTGCCTGGTTCCTGTTTCCTTTGATCGGCGCCTGCACGGGCATCCTTTACAGCGCGGTCACGGTCAGTGGCGAACGCCAGTCCACCATCGGCATGCGCCTCATGGGCCTGAAGGTCATCGGCCCCTACGGCCGGCCGGACTTCATCACGGCAGCCATCCATGCCTTGTTTTTTTATGTCGCCGCCAGCACAGGCTTCCTGCTCGCCATCGACATCATCACCGCCTTCCTGCGGAGCGACCGGCGGATGCTTCATGATGTGCTCGCGCAACTCACCGTGATCCGTGATTGAACGGTCTGCCAGGCCCCCTTCGCCCGACCACCGCTGGCGCGTATTCGATATTTAAGAGCCGCCGGCTCGGTGCTATCGTGGCGAGGGTAAAAGGATCGCACCCATTGAATGAGCGGGCGCCAGCGTGACCACACAGCCGCGCGATACTCCGCAGTTTTACCTGACCGCTCCGTCGGCCTGCCCCTATCTGCCTGGGCGCGAGGAACGCAAGGTGTTCACGCATCTCGTTGGAAAGCGCGCGTCGGAGATCAATGATATCCTGACGCAAGGCGGTTTCCGACGTTCACAGACCATTGCCTATCGCCCTGCCTGCGAGACCTGCCGGGCCTGTATCTCCGTCCGCATCGTGGTCAACGAGTTTGCGCCATCGCGCAGCTTCCGCCGGGTGCTTGCTGCCAACGCCGACCTCACGGCCGAGGTGCGCAGCGCAACACCGACATCCGAGCAATATGGCCTGTTCCGGCACTATCTCGACACGCGCCATGCTGATGGCGGCATGGCCGACATGACCGTGCTCGACTATGCCATGATGGTGGAGGACAGCCACGTCACGACCCGCCTGATCGAGTACAGAACACCCGGTACGGGACCGTATCTCGACCGCTCCGGCGCGGGCGATCTCGTGGCGGTGGCCTTGACCGACATTCTCGCCGACGGCCTGTCGATGGTCTACTCCTTCTACGAGCCCGACGACGGCCACCGCAGCCTCGGCAGCTACATCATCCTGGACCACATCGCCAAGGCGCGGGAATTCGGCTTACCCTATGTCTATCTGGGCTACTGGGTCGAAGGCTCGCGGAAGATGCACTACAAGACGCGCTTCCGCCCCCAGGAACGCCTGCTGCCGCATGGCTGGTCACGCATCGATTAGATAAATCGAATTCTCACAAGCAATTACACAAAAAAGATAACGTCAATTATCATCATCGGCGCCCCCGCGCGCGATGGCTATCAGGCGGCGGCATTCGCGTAGTTCGTCCAGCACCATGCTGAGGCGCGTCACCGAAGTTTCATCGAGACCGCTGCTTCCGAGTGCCGCGAAGGCATCGTCAGGCTCCAGCCTGTCATCCGTGCTGTCCAGCGAGCCACTGTCTGCGCTCTGCACGCCGCGCGCGGTCTCCGGGCCATGCAAGGCCTCATGGTTCCGCAGCTGATAGGTCCGCGAGCCGGCCTGGGGGGATGACTCATGCAGATCGTTGTCGACCACAGGCATGGTCGGGGTCTGCTGCCATACCGCCTCAAGGCTCTGCTGCTCGCCGTGATGAGCATGCTCCTCCGGCCTGCCACCCGCCCGGAACTCGCCCGCCGCAGCAGCCGCATGGCCACGGCCATCGTCCGTATCGGCGTCATCGAAATCATCGGCGAAACGCTGGCCGGCGCTGATCGATGAAAGCTGATGGGGCTCCTGCCATACCTGCTGGACGAAGCGCACCCCCTCCTGCTTCAGGATGCGCTGGACACCCTTGATCGTGTAGCCTTCACCGTAGAGAAGATGGCGGATGCCGCGTAGAAGCTCGACATCGTCGGGGCGATAGTAGCGTCGCCCGCCGCCGCGCTTGAGCGGCTTGATCTGTGTGAAACGCGTTTCCCAGAAACGCAGGACGTGCTGCGGAACGTCGAGTTCTTCCCCGACTTCGCTGATGGTGCGAAAGGCGTCTGGGCCTTTGTCCACCGTCTACTCCTCCGTGCACTCGTTCTCGATTCAGCCGGCTCCGGCTATGCCAGCGATCCGAAATCGCTCCCCCGCTCAGACCTAATCGTCATGGCTCAACCGGGTCTAGCTCAACTGGGTCTGCCCAAAAACATAGCCGACTCAGATGACACGATCTCTCAAGGATAAGACGCGATTGCACCCGCTTGCAAAATCTATTGGCGAAACTGATGAAAAGCGGGCGCATTATGTGCGGCCTGCTTGTGGATGGCTGCTTGCCGACCATCCCACAAGCAAAACCCACGCGCCCTCATCGGTCAGCGCCTCTCCGCGCGCTGGCTCATGGAACCAACCGGGAGCTGACGAGGTGTCAGGCCTCGTCCTCGACTTCCAGGCCATTGATGCGGGCACGCAGCACGTTCGAGGGCTTGAAGACCATCACGCGCCGGGGATCGATCGGCACCTCGATGCCGGTCTTGGGGTTGCGTCCCACGCGTTCGCCCTTGTCGCGCACGACGAAGGAACCGAAGGACGAAAGCTTCACGGTCTCGCCGCGTGCCAGGCAATCGCACATTTCGCTGAGAACAAGCTCGACGAGCGCGGCCGATTCAGTCCGGGATAGTCCGACCTTCTGATAGACCACTTCGCAGAGGTCCGCGCGCGTTACCGTCCGACCTGCCATGGCACCCTCTTGCAAGCAACCTTTAACAACAGAAGCATCTCACTGAATTACAACGATATTCAGTCGCGGCGGCCCGGTCAATCACAGACGCGACCGTTCCACGACATATATTCAGCAGACCTGAGAGCGGAGCCGGACAGCGGAGCCGTCTCCGGCGCTCACCATCGGACGAGCGCGCTGCCCCAGGTGAAACCACCGCCCATGGCTTCGAGGAGCACCAGATCACCGCGCTTGATACGTCCGTCCGCACGGGCCGCTGCCAGCGCCAGCGGAATAGACGCGGCGGAGGTGTTGCCATGCTGGTCAACGGTGATGACCACCTTCTCGGGCGCGATACCGAGCTTCTGAGCGCTGGCGTCGATGATCCGCTTATTGGCCTGATGGGGGACGAACCAGTCGATATCCTGGGCCGTGAAACCCGTGGCGCGGAAAGCGTCCTCGATGACATCCGTGATCATGCCGACCGCGTGGCGGAAGACCTCACGCCCCTCCATCCTCAGATGTCCGACGGTACGGGTCGAACCGGGCCCGCCATCCACGAAGAGCTTGTTGCGGTGTCGGCCATCGGAACGCAGATGGGTGGTAAGGACCCCCCGGTCGCCGGGACCGCCTGACACCTCCTGAGCTTCCAGCACGATAGCGCCGGCCCCGTCGCCGAACAGCACACAGGTGGTGCGGTCGCTCCAGTCGAGCAGGCGTGAGAAGGTCTCGGCGCCGATGACGAGCGCCCGGCGATGGGACCCAGAGGTCAGGAACTTGTCGGCTGTCGCCAAGGCAAAGACGAAGCCTGAGCAGACCGCCTGGAGGTCGAAGGCCGCACCATGGGTGATGCCGAGTTCCGCCTGCACCTGGGTCGCAGTCGCCGGGAAAGTATAGTCCGGCGTCGATGTCGCGACGATGATGAGATCGATCTCGTCAGCGGAGACACCAGCGTCCGTGAGCGCGGCCTGGGCGGCGCGCACGGCCAGCATCGACGTGGTCTCCCCTTCGGCCGCGATGTGGCGAGCCCGGATGCCCGTGCGTTGTACGATCCACTCGTCGGAGGTCTCGACCAGACCGGCGATGTCACTGTTGGTCATGATGCGTTCAGGCAGGTAAGCCCCGCCGCCGCAAACGACTGATCTCAGCCGAGACACTTGTTTGCTCCTCAGTCCCTCGCCCGCCACTTCTCGCGGCAGCAGGCCGCTCGTTGTCCGGTGCACATTCGATCAGGCGTCAACGACCGGCTCGAGCTGTAGTTTCTCCAACATAGCGCGGATCTGATGGACCAAATCATGCCGAGCCATGTCATAGGCGAGTTCCACGGCGCTTGCAAAACCGAGCGCGTCCGTGCCGCCGTGGCTCTTGATAACGCTGCCTTGCAGCCCCAGGAAGATACCGCCGTTCGAACGGCGCGGGTCAAGGGTTCGTCGCAGCGAATCGAAGGCGCCTTTGGCAAACAGATAGCCGATGCGCGACATCAGCGTCCGGCCCATCGCATTCTTGAGGAACGTGGCAATCTGCGTCGCCGTTCCCTCGGCAGTCTTGAGCGCGATATTGCCGGAGAAGCCTTCGGTCACCACGACATCCACGGTACCACGGCCGATGTCGCTGCCTTCGACGAAGCCCTTGTATTCGATCTGCGTCAGGTTGGCCTCACGCAGGATCCGGCTCGCCTCCTTGATCGCATCGAGCCCCTTGATCTCCTCGACGCCCACATTCAGCAAGCCGACGGTCGGGCGCTCGATATCGAAGATGACATTGGCGAGCGTCGCGCCCATCACGGCCAGTTCCACAAGATGGCGCGCATCCGCGCCGATCGTCGCGCCGACATCGAGCACGATGCTCTCCCCGCGCAAGGTCGGCCAGATGGCGGCAATCGCTGGCCGCTCGACCTGGACCAGCGTCTTCAGGCAGAACGTAGCCATCGCCATGAGCGCGCCGGTGTTGCCGGCCGAGACTGCGACATCCGCTTCGCCCTTCTTGACCGCCTCGATGGCGAGCCACATGGAGGACTTGTAGCGGCCCGCCCGGAGCGCCTGGCTCGGCTTGTCATCCATCCGCACGGCGATCTCCGCGTGGCGGAATTCGCAAGCCTTGGCGAGCGCGGGATGCGCGCCGATCAGAGGCTGAACCTGTGCCTCATCACCATAGATGATGAAACGGATATCCGGACGCCGCTCAAGAGCTTTGGCGGCACCGGGAATGACGACGGCAGGCCCGTGATCGCCGCCCATGGCGTCGAGGGCGATCCTAATCGGTGAGGACATGGTGCCTATATTGATCTCCGCAACGCCGAGGGCCGCAGTCGACGCGCGGCGGACAATAGCGCCTCGTCATAGGCTCGCAACCTGTATTTTGAATAGGCGCCCGTCATGGTGGGGTCAAAAAAACCTAACGATATCGGCTAAACTGATGAAAGACCGAAAGGCAAGCGGGATTGCTAGTTTTGCCCCTCGGACTTTGTTCTCAACCGTGACAACGCGGCAAAAGGCGACGGTTTGTCAACCTGTTCCGAGTTTCCGTCCTTTCGCGCCGGCGCGCCATCCCCCTCCTCGTCATCCGACTGGAAGACCGCCCCGGGCTTACGCGGATAGGGATCAACGCCAAGGGCGAGGAATTCGGCGGCCAACTGGCCGAGATCGATCGCGCCATCGACGATTTCATCGGGTGGATCCGCATCCGACAGGCGCATCTCCGCGCTACGGCTTTCGGGCTCGCTTCCTCGCCTGCCTCCACGGGAGCGACTCACCTCCCCGTCCCAATCATCCAGCCGACGCTCCTCAAGCGCACGTCTGGACGGCTCCGCCGCGAAGTCCACCTCGATCGGCTCGGCCACATCGCTTGCGAAGGGTTCCAGCGTCACGACGCAGATCTGCTCGATACGAGCCCGCACCTCTCCCCGCACCTTGATGCGCTTGGGCGTCCCAGACAGACGGAAACTCGCATCAAGGCGATGGATAGCAGGCAGCCCGAAACTCCCGGCCAGAGCCACCAGCTCCTCGGGGGTTGCGCTGCGCTCCAACTCCAGGCCCTGGGGCGGGATATCCACAACGGCGCAAGGCCAATGCAAAGGATGGTCTTCTCGTGCTGCCATGGCAGTTCCCTCAATCACCGTGACCAGGACGAATCACACGGCCAACTGCTGTGATCAATCTCCCTCCTTATCAGGATTCGCATCCGGAGCCGCGCTTCCCCGGTGGATCGATCCCCGCGGCACCGCCCCCGGTTCGGGAAAGAGCGCCCCTGAGGAAAGAAGACCGTCGAAATCAAACCCTGCCAGATGCTGGTCCGCTGCTCTGATATAAGCAGCCAGCTCAGCTTGCGCATCCCCGCCGGTGACACCGATGTTGCGCTCCAGCGCAGCACGCAACGCCGTATCGTCCTTGTCCGCCAGCGCCTCGTCATAGCTCGCCGCGCGCCCGTAGAAGGCCTTGGCATAGGCTTTCATACGCTTGGGCACGGCGAGATCGCCAATCCCGATTTCCCGGAACGCCCGCTCGATTTCGAGGAAAAGACGATCCACAAATTCCTGCGCAAGATCGGGGGCGGGCTCAGGCAGCACCCTGAGGCGCCGAAGAAGCAAGACCGCATGCAGGGTGAGCGATTCAAATCGGCCCTCGACGGTATCCACGATCCAACCGTCGCGGTAAAGTTGCGGCGCCCGAGCGGCTGCGTTCACCCGTTCGAACAACGCCGAAGCAGCAGCATCACGCGGTCGGGAACGAAATAACTTGAGAATCATGACGGGCAACGCCCTCCGCATCGCCTTGCCAAAGACATAACCGCGGGTTACGGCATCGGGCTACGTTAGTGCAAGCGAGAATATGATAGCTGCAAAAACGGCATTGAAACGACACGGATGGGCCGAATGAAACTGCGCGAGACTCGACTTCTCTCACGGCGTTCGATGACGTTGGCGCTTGGCGCCACTCTTCTCACGGGCCTCGCCGCCTGCTCGGGCCGCGAAACCATTACCCGTGGCTATGTGCTGGACGAACGCGCATTGGCTGAGATCAGGCCGGGAACGAGCGTCGATACGGTTCTCGCCAAGCTGGGCACACCCTCCACCGTTTCAACCGTGGGCAACAAGACCTTCTACTACATCAGCCAGACCCTGAAACGGACGGTTCAGTTCATGGAGCCGTCGATCGTCGACCAGCGGGTGATCGCCGTCTATTTCAATTCGGCCTTCAAGGTCGAGCGCGTTGCCAACTATGGCATCCAGGACGGCCAGATTTTCGACTTCATCTCCCGCACCACCGCGTCGAGCGGCCAGGAGCAGAGCTTCCTCCGCCAGATCTTCCGCGGCGCGGGCGGCAGCAGCTTCAACCCCTTCGGCGCCTGAGACTGAGCTGCCCCATTTATGGCAAGAGGCCCCGCGAGCGATCACGGGGCCTCTTCGTTTTTGCGGCGCATTCCCATCAAGGCACGACCTTGCGCAAGCCGTGCCGAAGCGCTTTGCCCCTCAGAAATGCGCGAGCACTGCGAGGAGCAGCAGGGCCACGATATTGGTGATCTTGATCATGGGATTGATGGCCGGCCCCGCCGTATCCTTGTAGGGATCGCCGACCGTATCGCCGGTCACGGCCGCCTTGTGCGCTTCCGACCCCTTGCCGCCGTGATGGCCTTCCTCGATGTATTTCTTGGCGTTGTCCCAGGCTCCCCCGCCGGATGTCATCGAGATTGCGACAAAAAGACCGGTGATAATGACGCCCAGAAGCATGGCGCCCACCGCAGCGAAGGCGTTGCTCTTGCCGGCGACGGCGTAAATGACACCATAGGCGACGAGCGGCGACAGCACCGGCAGCAATGACGGAATCACCATTTCGCGAATGGCCGCCTTGGTGAGCATATCCACCGCCCGGCCATAGTCAGGCCGATCGGTTCCCTTCATGATGCCCGGCCGCTCGCGGAACTGCCGGCGCACTTCCTCGACGACGGAGCCCGCAGCGCGGCCCACGGCCGTCATGCCCATCCCGGCGAAGACGAAAGGCAGGAGGCCACCGAACAGGAGGCCGACGACGACATAGGGGTTTGAGAGCGAGAAATCGACCGTCACACCGGCAAAATAGGGATAGTTGGCGCTATTGCTGGTGAAATGCGCAAGGTCGGACGTATAGGCCGCGAAAAGCACGAGCGCGCCGAGGCCGGCCGAGCCGATCGCATAGCCCTTCGTGACGGCTTTGGTGGTGTTGCCGACGGCGTCGAGGGCATCTGTCGATACCCGCACTTCCTTCGGCAGGCCTGCCATCTCGGCGATGCCGCCGGCATTGTCGGTCACCGGGCCGAAGGCGTCGAGCGCCACCACGAAGCCCGCCAAGGCGAGCATCGACGTCACCGCGATAGCGATGCCAAACAGTCCGGCAAGGCCGTGGCTGACGAGGATGCCGGCGATGATGATCAGCGCCGGGATAGCCGTCGATTCGAGCGAAACCGCCAGGCCCTGGATGACGTTGGTGCCGTGACCGGTGACAGACGCTGAGGCGATCGACTTCACCGGCCGGTATTCGGTGCCGGTGTAATATTCCGTGACGATCACCAGCAGCGCCGTGACGCCGAGGCCGGCCATCGCGCAGAGGAACAGCTTGCCGGAGGTGAAAGCCGCGCCCGTTGCAGGCGTGAGCACAGTACCGAAGCCGCCGAAGACAAGCCAGGTCACCAGGGCGATCG
Proteins encoded in this region:
- a CDS encoding conserved hypothetical protein (Evidence 4 : Unknown function but conserved in other organisms) gives rise to the protein MAAREDHPLHWPCAVVDIPPQGLELERSATPEELVALAGSFGLPAIHRLDASFRLSGTPKRIKVRGEVRARIEQICVVTLEPFASDVAEPIEVDFAAEPSRRALEERRLDDWDGEVSRSRGGRRGSEPESRSAEMRLSDADPPDEIVDGAIDLGQLAAEFLALGVDPYPRKPGAVFQSDDEEGDGAPARKDGNSEQVDKPSPFAALSRLRTKSEGQN
- the fabH gene encoding 3-oxoacyl-(acyl carrier protein) synthase 3, translating into MSRLRSVVCGGGAYLPERIMTNSDIAGLVETSDEWIVQRTGIRARHIAAEGETTSMLAVRAAQAALTDAGVSADEIDLIIVATSTPDYTFPATATQVQAELGITHGAAFDLQAVCSGFVFALATADKFLTSGSHRRALVIGAETFSRLLDWSDRTTCVLFGDGAGAIVLEAQEVSGGPGDRGVLTTHLRSDGRHRNKLFVDGGPGSTRTVGHLRMEGREVFRHAVGMITDVIEDAFRATGFTAQDIDWFVPHQANKRIIDASAQKLGIAPEKVVITVDQHGNTSAASIPLALAAARADGRIKRGDLVLLEAMGGGFTWGSALVRW
- the tdcB gene encoding L-threonine ammonia-lyase, which translates into the protein MPTTTDAILTLADIERAAGILGNAVVRSPLLASPSLSTLTGAEVYVKYENMQPTGSFKERGALVKLSSLTPEERRRGVIAMSAGNHAQAVAYHAKRLGIPATIVMPQATPLVKVENTRAHGAHVVLDGETLSESAVRAETIAIAENLVFIHPYDDKAIMAGQGTVGLEILADNPDLDVLVIPIGGGGLFAGIATAAKALKPGIELIGVEAALYPSFSNALSGREAPIGGPTIAEGIAVKNVGKLTLPVVRQLASEVLVVDEEVLESAVNAYATLQRSMAEGAGAAALAALLAYPERFKGRKVGLVLSGGNIDARLLASVMVRALERADRIVSFRVITNDGPGLLGRIASRLGELGANILEVSHGRLFLDVPAKGVSIDLTIETRDAEHSRRILSALAEDGLAPTRVDARSRAEQGH
- the plsX gene encoding Phosphate acyltransferase — protein: MSSPIRIALDAMGGDHGPAVVIPGAAKALERRPDIRFIIYGDEAQVQPLIGAHPALAKACEFRHAEIAVRMDDKPSQALRAGRYKSSMWLAIEAVKKGEADVAVSAGNTGALMAMATFCLKTLVQVERPAIAAIWPTLRGESIVLDVGATIGADARHLVELAVMGATLANVIFDIERPTVGLLNVGVEEIKGLDAIKEASRILREANLTQIEYKGFVEGSDIGRGTVDVVVTEGFSGNIALKTAEGTATQIATFLKNAMGRTLMSRIGYLFAKGAFDSLRRTLDPRRSNGGIFLGLQGSVIKSHGGTDALGFASAVELAYDMARHDLVHQIRAMLEKLQLEPVVDA
- a CDS encoding putative RDD family membrane protein YckC (Evidence 3 : Putative function from multiple computational evidences) encodes the protein MSHLPPRQVPQPMTIDDYGAIRGVITPRFFAYLIDLVVIALLMLVLFMVVAVLGAITFGLAWFLFPLIGACTGILYSAVTVSGERQSTIGMRLMGLKVIGPYGRPDFITAAIHALFFYVAASTGFLLAIDIITAFLRSDRRMLHDVLAQLTVIRD
- a CDS encoding hypothetical protein (Evidence 5 : Unknown function), which translates into the protein MLRNVEFFPDFADGAKGVWAFVHRLLLRALVLDSAGSGYASDPKSLPRSDLIVMAQPGLAQLGLPKNIADSDDTISQG
- a CDS encoding Branched-chain amino acid transport system permease protein, producing MRRLVVLFLIGLGVMAATACARLVDAEQERVCRAVLPAINLDSEIVDVAAPLSGPLPNSLRIDYTAKDRAGRLRGRVLLCRFAGTGLAADKSLLIGIATERGPVSDANFYFLKRFYLDAPEEEKADVSAAKPTPQVSRSVGLGLQQAVSALPLLAIYGLIASTYALIFGLIGRINLAFGQFAVLGGTATTLGVAIALAGGISTPFVGIGLGLVFALSASGLHGVVLGRVAVAPLRDASGQRVLIASLGLSIAMAEYLRLAQGSYAQWLPPLWNNPLPLAQAEGFAVTTTPMNLAISVAGFVIAITLIVSMRLTGFGRAWRAYADDPGAAALCGINGSRLFDQTFLLACMLAGFAGFIMAIYYGNVGYTSGMSLGLKALIAAVLGGVGSVGGAFLGGLIVGAAEALWSATLPIETRDIAIYALLAVILVLRPQGLFGADPDCTTGRSSSKT
- the ihfA gene encoding Integration host factor subunit alpha; the encoded protein is MAGRTVTRADLCEVVYQKVGLSRTESAALVELVLSEMCDCLARGETVKLSSFGSFVVRDKGERVGRNPKTGIEVPIDPRRVMVFKPSNVLRARINGLEVEDEA
- a CDS encoding Beta-barrel assembly machine subunit BamE — its product is MGRMKLRETRLLSRRSMTLALGATLLTGLAACSGRETITRGYVLDERALAEIRPGTSVDTVLAKLGTPSTVSTVGNKTFYYISQTLKRTVQFMEPSIVDQRVIAVYFNSAFKVERVANYGIQDGQIFDFISRTTASSGQEQSFLRQIFRGAGGSSFNPFGA
- the bpt gene encoding Aspartate/glutamate leucyltransferase, which encodes MTTQPRDTPQFYLTAPSACPYLPGREERKVFTHLVGKRASEINDILTQGGFRRSQTIAYRPACETCRACISVRIVVNEFAPSRSFRRVLAANADLTAEVRSATPTSEQYGLFRHYLDTRHADGGMADMTVLDYAMMVEDSHVTTRLIEYRTPGTGPYLDRSGAGDLVAVALTDILADGLSMVYSFYEPDDGHRSLGSYIILDHIAKAREFGLPYVYLGYWVEGSRKMHYKTRFRPQERLLPHGWSRID
- a CDS encoding Ubiquinol-cytochrome C chaperone, with amino-acid sequence MILKLFRSRPRDAAASALFERVNAAARAPQLYRDGWIVDTVEGRFESLTLHAVLLLRRLRVLPEPAPDLAQEFVDRLFLEIERAFREIGIGDLAVPKRMKAYAKAFYGRAASYDEALADKDDTALRAALERNIGVTGGDAQAELAAYIRAADQHLAGFDFDGLLSSGALFPEPGAVPRGSIHRGSAAPDANPDKEGD
- a CDS encoding MerR-like DNA binding protein, with translation MDKGPDAFRTISEVGEELDVPQHVLRFWETRFTQIKPLKRGGGRRYYRPDDVELLRGIRHLLYGEGYTIKGVQRILKQEGVRFVQQVWQEPHQLSSISAGQRFADDFDDADTDDGRGHAAAAAGEFRAGGRPEEHAHHGEQQSLEAVWQQTPTMPVVDNDLHESSPQAGSRTYQLRNHEALHGPETARGVQSADSGSLDSTDDRLEPDDAFAALGSSGLDETSVTRLSMVLDELRECRRLIAIARGGADDDN